Genomic segment of Chloroflexota bacterium:
GCGGGCAGACAGCCACCTTGCTAGCCTCACTCATGGGACGCATCACTTCAAACTCAACCTTGCACTTTGGACACACATACTCGTAGATCGCCATCCCACGACCCTCCACTTCCTTTTCCTTCGTTGGCTGAGCAAAGTATCATAAGTCAGCAGGGATATTGATGCCTTTGGCTGCCTTGTCTCCTCTGGCGAGGGCTATGAAGGGTTCGCATACCCTGGTTGAGATCACTTGCTCTTCAAGGTCTTTATTAGATCGTCCAGTTTGATGGCAGGCATGGTCAAGGTTTGCAGCGTGCCCCTGGAACCCAACTCGACCGCCACTTTAGCTACGACCTCATTGCTGGCAGCCTCAAGAATGTTCACGAAGTCGTACGGGCCCATGAGCGCGTACTGACCTAGCAACTTCACCCCCATAGTCTCGACTTCTTTATTAACTTCTTTTACCCTGTCAGGGTTCTCTTTTATGGTCTTCCTGCCTTCATCTGTCAGGCTTGTCAGCATTACATAGATGGCCATTCTACCTCCTTCTTATGATGATATTTTGGAGCCCTGCCCTCCCCTAACCCTCGCCAGATGGAGCACCTACCCACCACTGAGCGGCTGTCAACTCAAAGGCAAATACCAGACAACATATTTTCTGCCTTGAGTACGATGCAATCATGGGAAAACGTGTCTGCGACGACGCCCGTGTATTCGTATAATACAACCCTGACCGCTATCTGTCAAGCCTCCGAAAACTCATTCCGGCATATTCGCCAAGCCATTGATCCGTTGGCTAGCCCGGATGAGGTCTGTTTTGTGGACTCGCTTCCCAAAACAAGGAGCGGCAAGACCATGTAACGTATGCTCAAGGCAGTGGCTCCTGGTCAGAGCCTGAGCGATCCGACCCATCTGGAGAAGGGAGATTCTGTGGACGAAGCGAAAAGGGCTTATGAAAGCCTAGAAGGGGTGGCTGTCACTGCCAGATAGAGGTGAAGACATTTCGCCAGGGATGTTAGGCAACCCCTTGATCCATACCTTATTCACAACTGCGAACGGCGGCAAATTTTTGTTTTTCCCTTCGGGATCGTCTGCCAACATATTTGTGTTCTGCCACAAAATGCTAGTCATGTTATCCCCGGTGCGACCTTGCGCAACGAAACTCAGGTGTGAACAGACAGAAAAGGTACTTACACTAGAGACTTTTGACGGAGGTAGAGTCGGAAACCTTTGACATCCTTTAGGGTGGTGTATGTTATAATCGCTAAACTTGACTGATAGCCACGAAAAAGTCGGCGTGGGAATGTGATGCCAACCCTTGATAGATTGGAAATCTCTGTTGAGAGGGAGGAAAAGGAGGGCCAATAGTGGAAGAGAAGAAGATCAGGGATGCTCTCGATGCTGAATGTGCTGTTAGGCGAAAACTCGAAGCCCAGTATGGAGACCAGATTAAAGAGCTTTCTTGCACGAAGATATGGTATTCCACCGCAGGATCCAAAGAGTTTTGGGACGTTGAAGCAACATTGCGTCTTAAGAAAGGCAAGGTCAAGCAAAAGAACATAAGATATCAGGTGGATCCGACCACTGGGGACATATTTGGATATCAGGAAACACCAATAAGGCAGAAATGGTGAATCGTTTCTGGCTCCTCAAGGCATCCTGGAAGAACCAACAGACAGATTAGTAGGAATTAATTCAAGAGGTACGTGACAATTTAGAGATTGCGCAGGTGACACTGTGACCGAAGCGCTTCTTTAACAACCAACTTCAGGCCCTGGGCAACAGACTGGCTCTGGTGATGACCTATCTGACCATTACCGGCACAGCGGTCCTTGTCCCCAGTACCCTGGCCACAATCTTCAGCAATTCAGCCTTTGACTTGGAGTCCAGCGACATCGGCTGGTACATGGCCTTGCTTGTTGTTCCCACTGTCGTGGTTACTGTCATCGTC
This window contains:
- a CDS encoding GYD domain-containing protein, coding for MAIYVMLTSLTDEGRKTIKENPDRVKEVNKEVETMGVKLLGQYALMGPYDFVNILEAASNEVVAKVAVELGSRGTLQTLTMPAIKLDDLIKTLKSK